The window AATTCCGCCCAAGTTCAGGCGGGAACTCAAGGACGGGGTGGTACTGACGCCAGGGGTGGAAAAATGTATCAATATCTATTCCGTATCTGAATGGAAGAAACTGGCGGATACTCTAACTACCGGTTCGGTTACCCCCAGCAAATTGAGAAGGCTGAACCGGGCTATTTTTGCTACCGCCTTCACTCTGAACATTGACGGGCAGGGGAGAATCCCTCTGCCCGTTCCGTTACGGGAATATGCCGGCATTGAAGATGATGCGGTTATTGCCGGAGCGAATACCTATCTGGAGCTATGGAACCGGGAGCAGTGGGAAGAAGAGAAAACTATCAGCCAGGAACAGGCCTGGCAGATTATTGAGAGTCTAGAACGGCATTGATGAGTCAAACCATGGTAGCGTCATCTCATATCCCTGTTCTGGTAGAAGAGGCACTTGAGGCACTCGCTGTTCAGCCTGGTGGCCGCTATATCGATTGTACTCTTGGGGGTGGCGGGCACGCGATTGCTATCCTGAAACACAGCTCACCCGGTGGGCAGCTACTGGGTATTGACGCTGACCCCGAGGCGATAGAAATAGCCCGGGGAAGGCTGGAATCTTATGCCAGTTCCGCTCTGCTCGTTACCGATAATTTTGTTAATCTGCAGGCTATTTGTTACAAGCATGACTTTTCCCCGGTGAATGGTATTTTACTTGACCTGGGACTCTCTACTCTTCAACTGGACAGCAGTAGTCGCGGTTTCAGTTTCCAGCGGAACGCTCCGCTGGATATGCGTTTGAACTCTGACCAGGAGATGACCGCTGCCGATGTCGTCAATACCTATCCGGAGAAGGAGCTCGCCTATCTGCTCAAGACGTACGGTGAAGAAGGGTACAGCCGGCAGATTGCTCACCGGATTGTGCAGGAGCGTCCGGTAGAAACTACCGCTCAACTGGCCCGCTTGGTAGAGCGAGTTTATGGCAGCCGGAGGGGCAAGATCCATCCCGCTACCAAGACCTTCCAGGCGCTGAGAATCGCGGTCAATCAGGAGCTGGAACACCTGGAATCAACCCTGAAGCAGGCGGTGGAGCTTCTTGGTTTTGGGGGCAGGCTGGTGGTTATCAGCTATCATTCCCTTGAAGACCGCATCGTCAAACAGTTTATGCAGCAGGAAGCCAGGGATTGTATCTGCCCTCCGGGCATACCTACCTGTGTTTGCGGGCATACTGCCCGGCTGCGGTTAATCAATAGAAAAGTGATTACCCCTTCTCCGGAGGAGGTCCGATTGAATCCGCGTAGCCGCAGTGCCAGATTGAGAGCCGCCGAGCGTGTTGTTACTCAGGATGAGCATAATAAGCTGGTGGAGCGGTTGTGTTCTTCAACGGAGGCAGAAATTAATGGTTGGCGGAGGCCATTTTTATTGAAAAAATTGCGCCAGACTTTTCTGGCCGTTTGATTTTTAAGTTACCGGAGAGTACGAGAAAGGGGGCATCAGATGTGAAAATCGGGTTAATCAAAAAAGGAGAGAAACTAACTGGTAAGGAGGAATTAAATGGGCAAGCAGACTACTATAGCTTCTATTGATGTTGGTACCACCAAGATATGCACCACTATCGCTGAGATAAATGACGGCGGGTCCCTGCGTGTGGCTGGTGTGGGTATTACCCCGTCTAATGGCTTACACAAAGGACTGGTGGTAAATATCAATGACGCCAGAGAGTCAATCCGCAGGTCAGTGATTAAAGCAGAACAATCCAGCGGGTATAAAATAGAATCAGCCTATGTCGGTGTCACCGGAAGGCATGTTGCCTCACTGAATAACCGGGGGGTAGTTGCCATCACCCGTAATGACCGGCTGGTGCGGCCAGAGGACTTGAGGCGGGTGATGCAATCTGCCCAGAGCGTCAAGGTCCCCGGTGACAGAAAATTGCTTCACGTTATTCCACGAGGTTACGCGGTTGACGGACAATCCGGAGTCAAGAACCCGGTGGGAATGCACGGCTTCCGGCTGGACGTGGAGACTCATGTCATTACCGCGGCTGTTGCTTCCGTTCAGAACCTGGCCAAGTGTATTCGGGGTATTGGCATTGATATTGAGGACATGG of the Dehalococcoidales bacterium genome contains:
- the mraZ gene encoding division/cell wall cluster transcriptional repressor MraZ; translated protein: MFLGEFEYKIDEKGRILIPPKFRRELKDGVVLTPGVEKCINIYSVSEWKKLADTLTTGSVTPSKLRRLNRAIFATAFTLNIDGQGRIPLPVPLREYAGIEDDAVIAGANTYLELWNREQWEEEKTISQEQAWQIIESLERH